From one Chthoniobacterales bacterium genomic stretch:
- a CDS encoding glucan biosynthesis protein G, with amino-acid sequence MKTHLVFAVMTALLLAFVISQSGQKTVTFDNVVGIAQGLSSEDYQAPPKIAAPLRALNYDQTRDIRFKEDQTLWRKEGLPFQVRFFFAAGGGDAHSPMPVTVYQVNRDSARQVRFSPEQFTFGPLVKLSPEDEKLGQYSGFRLYYPVNKPDVLDEALVFQGASYFRPLAKSQQYGLSARGITIDSLGKEDFPNFTQFWLVKPSAGASEMVLYALLEGRDLTGAYEFRVAPGPESKIHVRAVLFPRLVKKKNGEITKRTIKEIGYAPLTSMYWYGENTSNTFGGWRPEVHDSDGLQMQRGNGEWIWHPLSWAKQRQVNVFSDQNPKGFGLFQRDRDFTHYQDLEANYHLRPSAWVQPDGDWGAGSVVLMQNATSNEFDDNVVAYWRPEGGLTGRTEIAYALTAFTKNGSLPPLGACISTRIDYQDKPNFRKIVLTFSGGDLNNLPADTRPTPDIWIDKTGILSDVQVQQIPGTKDWQITFGVTASDVGNPVEMLCTLRRDGKPLTETWSYTWVK; translated from the coding sequence ATGAAAACCCACCTCGTCTTTGCCGTAATGACGGCCCTCTTGCTGGCATTTGTGATCAGCCAGAGCGGCCAGAAAACGGTCACCTTCGACAACGTCGTCGGCATCGCCCAGGGCCTCAGCAGCGAGGATTACCAGGCCCCGCCGAAGATCGCCGCCCCCCTGCGGGCGCTGAACTACGACCAGACGCGCGACATCCGCTTCAAGGAGGACCAGACTCTCTGGCGCAAGGAGGGGCTGCCCTTCCAGGTCCGCTTCTTCTTTGCGGCCGGCGGTGGCGACGCGCACAGCCCGATGCCGGTGACGGTCTATCAGGTCAATCGCGACAGCGCCCGGCAGGTCCGCTTCTCGCCGGAGCAGTTCACCTTCGGCCCGCTGGTGAAACTTTCGCCGGAGGACGAGAAACTCGGCCAATATTCCGGCTTCCGGCTCTACTACCCGGTCAACAAGCCGGATGTGCTCGACGAAGCGCTCGTCTTCCAGGGCGCGAGCTATTTCCGTCCCCTCGCGAAATCCCAGCAATATGGCCTCTCCGCCCGCGGCATCACCATCGACTCGCTCGGCAAAGAGGATTTCCCGAACTTCACGCAGTTCTGGCTCGTGAAGCCCTCCGCCGGCGCCTCGGAAATGGTTCTCTACGCCCTGCTGGAGGGCCGCGACCTCACGGGCGCCTACGAGTTCCGCGTCGCGCCCGGCCCGGAGTCGAAGATTCACGTGCGCGCCGTGCTTTTCCCACGGCTCGTCAAAAAGAAAAACGGCGAGATCACCAAACGCACGATCAAGGAGATCGGCTACGCGCCGCTCACGAGCATGTATTGGTATGGCGAGAACACGAGCAACACCTTCGGCGGCTGGCGGCCGGAAGTGCACGACTCCGACGGTCTCCAGATGCAGCGCGGCAATGGCGAATGGATCTGGCATCCGCTGTCGTGGGCGAAACAGCGTCAGGTCAACGTTTTCTCGGACCAGAATCCCAAGGGATTTGGCCTCTTCCAGCGGGATCGCGACTTCACCCACTATCAGGACCTCGAGGCGAACTACCACCTTCGGCCGAGCGCCTGGGTGCAGCCCGACGGGGACTGGGGAGCGGGGTCCGTCGTCCTGATGCAAAACGCGACCAGCAACGAATTCGACGACAACGTCGTGGCCTACTGGCGGCCGGAAGGCGGCCTGACCGGTCGCACCGAGATCGCCTATGCCCTCACGGCCTTCACGAAAAACGGCAGCCTGCCGCCCCTTGGCGCCTGCATTTCCACCCGTATCGACTATCAGGACAAACCGAATTTCCGGAAAATCGTGCTCACGTTCTCCGGCGGCGATCTGAACAACCTCCCGGCCGACACCCGCCCCACGCCCGACATCTGGATCGACAAGACCGGCATCCTCTCCGACGTGCAGGTGCAGCAGATTCCCGGCACCAAGGACTGGCAGATTACCTTCGGCGTCACCGCTTCCGACGTCGGCAATCCCGTGGAAATGCTCTGCACGCTCCGTCGCGATGGCAAACCGCTCACCGAAACCTGGTCCTACACATGGGTGAAGTAA